In Kineococcus sp. NBC_00420, a single genomic region encodes these proteins:
- a CDS encoding FtsX-like permease family protein, which yields MNATLAIWWSLARHTHGTSRDRLPTTLAVTAFAVTTWSVLTVAGGVQAFAARAASAGADSDAQVYPLLSWVSVALLLVPTATLGAAAARLTVARRDERLARLRLAGATSTQIGAMTLLDAAVQAVVGAALGVVLDVVALPALARLRFQGRAFDVAELRLGPWPVLATVAAVLLVALVSSAVSLRRVAITPLGVAQRLPQKGLSWTRVVPVLVLGVGFVAAFNAGSVVFGAGVVVGALVLVGFLAGAFAVFNLVGPLLVSVLGRVLGARARTVPTLLAARRMSEDPKSTWRSVGGISLVTFVAGCLSVTPGLTAGSPGEGDAQLLGDIGTGAAVTLVIAAVLAAVSTGVTQASRVLDSRGRYRTLHLAGTDVAVLHAARSRETWIPLVVTMGGAGALALLIVSPVIGLLSAAPTGVLWFVGCAVAGAGLVLGAARASRSLVVAAAQGDPTGIPSR from the coding sequence GTGAACGCCACCCTGGCGATCTGGTGGTCGCTGGCCCGTCACACCCACGGCACCTCGCGCGACCGGTTGCCGACGACGCTGGCCGTCACCGCCTTCGCCGTCACGACGTGGTCGGTGCTCACCGTCGCCGGCGGGGTGCAGGCCTTCGCGGCCCGGGCCGCGAGCGCCGGGGCGGACTCCGACGCGCAGGTCTACCCCCTGCTCTCCTGGGTCTCCGTCGCGCTGCTGCTGGTGCCGACGGCGACCCTCGGTGCGGCCGCGGCCCGCCTCACGGTCGCCCGGCGCGACGAGCGGCTGGCCCGGTTGCGCCTCGCGGGGGCGACGAGCACGCAGATCGGTGCGATGACCCTCCTCGACGCGGCCGTGCAGGCCGTCGTGGGCGCGGCGCTGGGTGTGGTGCTCGACGTGGTGGCGCTGCCGGCGCTCGCCCGGTTGCGGTTCCAGGGCCGCGCCTTCGACGTCGCCGAGCTGCGGCTGGGCCCGTGGCCGGTGCTGGCGACCGTCGCGGCGGTCCTGCTCGTCGCGCTGGTGTCCTCCGCCGTCAGTCTGCGACGGGTCGCGATCACGCCGCTCGGGGTGGCGCAGCGCCTGCCGCAGAAGGGCCTGAGCTGGACGCGGGTCGTTCCGGTGCTGGTGCTGGGGGTGGGTTTCGTCGCCGCCTTCAACGCGGGCAGCGTGGTGTTCGGGGCCGGTGTGGTGGTCGGGGCGCTGGTCCTGGTCGGCTTCCTGGCCGGTGCGTTCGCGGTCTTCAACCTCGTCGGGCCGCTGCTCGTCTCCGTCCTCGGCCGGGTCCTGGGGGCCCGGGCCCGGACGGTCCCGACGCTGCTGGCCGCGCGGCGGATGAGCGAGGACCCGAAGAGCACCTGGCGCAGCGTGGGGGGCATCTCGCTGGTCACGTTCGTCGCGGGGTGCCTGAGCGTGACCCCGGGGTTGACCGCCGGTTCGCCCGGTGAGGGGGACGCGCAGCTGCTGGGTGACATCGGCACCGGGGCGGCCGTGACGCTCGTCATCGCCGCGGTCCTCGCGGCCGTCTCGACGGGCGTGACCCAGGCGTCGCGGGTGCTGGACTCCCGCGGTCGCTACCGGACGCTGCACCTGGCGGGGACCGATGTCGCCGTCCTGCACGCCGCGCGGTCCCGGGAGACGTGGATCCCGCTCGTGGTCACGATGGGCGGGGCGGGCGCGCTGGCGCTGCTGATCGTCTCCCCGGTGATCGGTCTGCTGTCGGCGGCGCCGACGGGTGTCCTGTGGTTCGTGGGCTGCGCGGTGGCCGGTGCCGGTCTCGTCCTGGGTGCGGCGAGGGCCAGCCGGTCGCTCGTCGTCGCCGCCGCGCAGGGCGATCCGACGGGAATCCCGTCTCGCTGA
- a CDS encoding GGDEF domain-containing protein gives MQDADYRRLVEDSPLATLLVAPGGDGWLTTWANPAAADLLGRSGAEEATGLALADLVHRDDVTEVLEALEHGVPGEQTAFEWRFVRPDGETVTVEVLLGPADGSGGLSLSCWDVSQHVARTRDLTHRATHDRLTGLPNRGLLEDRWALARSRARRTGHAPVVAFCDVDDLKQLNDVHGHLVGDHALVRIAERLTGASRGEDTVARFGGDEFIVLVESSLDVEPQALTHRLREAVAGVPVSLPDGTVITVSCSVGLVVDDLGESTAEVLARADRHMYEDKRRSR, from the coding sequence GTGCAGGACGCCGACTACCGGCGCCTCGTGGAGGACTCTCCGCTGGCCACGCTCCTCGTCGCTCCGGGCGGGGACGGGTGGCTCACGACGTGGGCGAACCCTGCCGCCGCCGACCTCCTGGGCCGCTCGGGGGCCGAGGAGGCGACGGGGCTGGCGCTGGCCGACCTCGTCCACCGCGACGACGTCACCGAGGTGCTCGAGGCGCTCGAGCACGGGGTGCCGGGCGAGCAGACGGCTTTCGAGTGGCGGTTCGTGCGCCCCGACGGCGAGACGGTGACGGTCGAGGTGCTGCTGGGCCCCGCCGACGGTTCCGGTGGGCTGAGCCTGTCCTGCTGGGACGTCAGCCAGCACGTCGCGCGCACCCGCGACCTCACCCACCGCGCGACCCACGACCGCCTCACCGGTCTGCCCAACCGTGGCCTGCTGGAGGACCGCTGGGCCCTGGCCCGTTCCCGTGCCCGCCGCACGGGCCACGCCCCGGTCGTCGCGTTCTGCGACGTCGACGACCTCAAGCAGCTCAACGACGTCCACGGCCACCTCGTCGGCGACCACGCCCTGGTGCGCATCGCGGAACGGCTCACCGGGGCCTCGCGCGGGGAGGACACCGTCGCCCGCTTCGGCGGCGACGAGTTCATCGTCCTCGTCGAGAGCTCGCTGGACGTCGAACCGCAGGCCCTGACCCACCGGCTGCGCGAAGCCGTCGCCGGCGTCCCGGTGTCGCTGCCCGACGGCACGGTGATCACGGTGTCCTGCAGCGTCGGCCTCGTCGTCGACGACCTCGGCGAGTCCACGGCCGAGGTGCTGGCCCGCGCGGACCGGCACATGTACGAGGACAAGCGCCGTTCCCGCTGA
- a CDS encoding NADH:flavin oxidoreductase/NADH oxidase codes for MAKLLEPLTLRGTTFANRIWVSPMCQYSCDAERAPGVPTDWHLVHLGGLAVGGAALVLTEAAAVVPEGRISPQDAGLWNEEQARGWTRIVDFVHSQGVAIGVQLAHAGRKASTYRPWAEQQGSVPPADGGWETVAPSALAFGGYATPTELDLDGIARVVAGFAEAARRADAAGFDVVELHAAHGYLLHQFLSPVSNHRTDAYGGDLAGRSRLLLEVLDAVRAVWPQEKPVLVRLSTSDWVPGGWDVAESVELTRELAAHGADLIDASSGGNAPEQQIPVGPGYQVPNAARIRRETGVPVAAVGLILEPAQAEQLLVSGDADAVFLARPLLADPRWPQRAAQALHSPEAVAWPPQYVRATRAPVPFVQPRV; via the coding sequence GTGGCCAAACTGCTGGAACCCCTCACCCTGCGCGGCACGACGTTCGCGAACCGCATCTGGGTCTCCCCGATGTGCCAGTACTCCTGCGACGCCGAACGGGCGCCGGGCGTCCCCACCGACTGGCACCTCGTCCACCTCGGGGGACTGGCCGTCGGCGGGGCCGCGCTCGTCCTCACCGAGGCCGCGGCCGTCGTCCCCGAGGGCCGGATCAGCCCGCAGGACGCCGGGTTGTGGAACGAGGAGCAGGCGCGGGGCTGGACCCGCATCGTCGACTTCGTCCACTCCCAGGGCGTCGCGATCGGTGTCCAGCTCGCCCACGCCGGCCGCAAGGCCAGCACCTACCGGCCCTGGGCCGAGCAGCAGGGCAGCGTCCCGCCCGCCGACGGCGGCTGGGAGACCGTCGCCCCGAGCGCGCTCGCCTTCGGCGGCTACGCGACCCCCACCGAACTCGACCTCGACGGCATCGCCCGGGTCGTGGCGGGCTTCGCCGAGGCCGCCCGCCGCGCCGACGCCGCGGGCTTCGACGTCGTCGAGCTGCACGCGGCCCACGGCTACCTGCTGCACCAGTTCCTCTCACCGGTCTCCAACCACCGCACCGACGCCTACGGCGGTGACCTCGCCGGCCGGTCGCGGCTGCTGCTCGAGGTCCTCGACGCCGTCCGGGCGGTGTGGCCGCAGGAGAAGCCGGTCCTGGTCCGCCTCTCCACCTCCGACTGGGTGCCGGGTGGCTGGGACGTCGCGGAGTCCGTGGAGCTGACCCGGGAACTCGCCGCCCACGGGGCCGACCTGATCGACGCCAGCTCCGGCGGGAACGCCCCGGAGCAGCAGATCCCCGTCGGCCCCGGCTACCAGGTGCCCAACGCGGCCCGGATCCGCCGCGAGACGGGTGTCCCCGTCGCCGCCGTCGGTCTCATCCTCGAACCGGCCCAGGCCGAGCAGCTCCTCGTCAGCGGTGACGCCGACGCCGTCTTCCTCGCCCGCCCCCTGCTCGCCGACCCGCGCTGGCCGCAGCGCGCCGCTCAGGCGCTGCACTCGCCGGAGGCGGTCGCGTGGCCGCCGCAGTACGTCCGCGCCACGCGGGCGCCGGTTCCCTTCGTGCAGCCGCGGGTGTGA
- a CDS encoding YqgE/AlgH family protein, giving the protein MSSAIPSSTLAGRLLLATPALTDENFARAVVLVLNHDEDGALGVVVNRPLDVDVDSVLPGWQPFATAPGKLFQGGPVALDSALGLVAVPGDRPDPLGVRRVFGSVGLGSVGLVDLDTPPEAVVAELSGLRIFAGYSGWSASQLETEIAEGAWFVLPAEARDAFSDTPHDLWAQVLRRQGGDLALVASFPDDVSMN; this is encoded by the coding sequence GTGAGCAGCGCGATCCCGTCGTCGACCCTGGCCGGACGGCTGCTGCTCGCGACCCCCGCGCTGACCGACGAGAACTTCGCCCGTGCCGTCGTCCTCGTGCTCAACCACGACGAGGACGGCGCGCTGGGCGTCGTCGTGAACCGGCCGCTGGACGTCGACGTGGACAGCGTCCTGCCCGGCTGGCAGCCCTTCGCGACGGCCCCGGGCAAGCTCTTCCAGGGTGGCCCGGTGGCGCTGGACTCCGCCCTGGGGCTCGTCGCCGTGCCCGGGGACCGACCCGACCCGCTCGGTGTCCGTCGCGTCTTCGGTTCCGTCGGGCTCGGCTCGGTGGGCCTCGTCGACCTCGACACGCCACCCGAGGCCGTCGTCGCGGAGCTGTCCGGGCTGCGGATCTTCGCCGGGTACTCCGGGTGGAGCGCCTCGCAGCTGGAGACGGAGATCGCCGAGGGGGCCTGGTTCGTCCTGCCCGCCGAGGCCCGGGACGCCTTCAGCGACACCCCGCACGACCTGTGGGCGCAGGTGCTGCGCCGTCAGGGGGGTGACCTGGCCCTCGTGGCCAGCTTCCCCGACGACGTCTCCATGAACTGA
- a CDS encoding DUF3039 domain-containing protein, producing MSGRLSSPTDDPFRTQPEQSPASTPSRTAVLDREEQVEEKVEPGDHERFAHYVKKEKIMESALSGDPVIALCGKVWVPGRDPKRFPVCPTCKEIYETLSGKGGDKGGDKGGDDGS from the coding sequence ATGAGTGGCCGCCTGAGCTCGCCGACCGACGACCCGTTCCGCACCCAGCCCGAACAGTCGCCCGCGTCCACCCCCTCCCGCACCGCGGTCCTGGACCGCGAGGAGCAGGTCGAGGAGAAGGTCGAACCCGGCGACCACGAACGCTTCGCGCACTACGTGAAGAAGGAGAAGATCATGGAGTCCGCCCTCTCGGGCGACCCCGTGATCGCACTCTGCGGGAAGGTCTGGGTGCCCGGACGCGACCCGAAGCGCTTCCCCGTCTGCCCGACCTGCAAGGAGATCTACGAGACGCTCTCCGGCAAGGGCGGCGACAAGGGTGGGGACAAGGGCGGCGACGACGGCTCGTGA
- a CDS encoding class I SAM-dependent methyltransferase — protein MGVGELDGVGWTSLVTLHLRALDARSAHPLLADAWAVPALERLRASGADVDSPWLAATSGDRDLVALRAAQLDAWAAEVLRADPDVTVLHLGCGLDSRGLRLGAGPRWIEVDTPDVAGVRRALYPGAPGRVVASSVTDPAWLADLGGRGCWSSRRAC, from the coding sequence GTGGGTGTCGGTGAGCTGGACGGGGTGGGATGGACGAGCCTCGTGACCTTGCACCTGCGCGCCCTCGACGCCCGCTCGGCGCACCCGCTCCTGGCTGACGCGTGGGCGGTGCCCGCGCTGGAACGGTTGCGCGCGAGCGGCGCGGACGTCGACTCGCCGTGGCTGGCGGCCACCAGCGGTGACCGGGATCTCGTGGCGCTGCGGGCGGCGCAGCTGGACGCGTGGGCGGCCGAGGTGCTGCGGGCCGACCCCGACGTCACCGTGCTGCACCTGGGCTGCGGGCTGGACTCGCGCGGACTCCGGCTGGGGGCCGGGCCGAGGTGGATCGAGGTGGACACCCCGGACGTCGCCGGCGTGCGACGCGCGCTCTACCCCGGTGCACCCGGGCGGGTCGTCGCGAGTTCGGTGACCGATCCGGCCTGGCTGGCGGACCTGGGTGGCCGCGGGTGCTGGTCGTCGCGGAGGGCCTGCTGA
- a CDS encoding DEAD/DEAH box helicase, with amino-acid sequence MSTTEHEPQLALADTVTARGHGPVVDAPGTPAARPLRAWQNAALERYFDPARDEPADFLVTATPGAGKTTFALALARRLLDSRRVDRIVVVAPTDHLRTQWAEAAHRAGVELDPTMTNAVGPVRPDMKGYVTTYAQVAGHPMLHRARATAKRSLVIMDEIHHAGDGLSWGDAVFEAFGDARRRLSLTGTPFRTKTDERIPFVNYVDDDSPESEGGLRSSADYGYGYKEALADGVVRPVVFAAYTGVSRWRNSAGEVVAASLTDATTKSVESLAWKTALDPRGDWVPHVIAAMGERLDHLREHGMHDAAGLVLASDQEDARAYAKIVQRVTGEKPALILSDDPKASQKISEFAQSDQRFAVCVRMISEGVDVPRAACLAWMTSYRTPLFFAQAVGRVVRSRVPGESATVFLPAVRPLLALAAAMESDRNHVIPPPASVSSDEVDEGGLDLLPPPEREPGGPQEYEALEAQAEFAHVLHGGKALTGDLPQVSVDEQDYLGLPGLLSPEQTAALLHQRDAEIRKRTATPRHVEDAPPTEDAEPEQEDATWHTAAVLRKEIHGLVGRVAAGRQMPHASVYSKLRAAVPGPPSASASVDVLRARRDHLLSMV; translated from the coding sequence ATGAGCACCACCGAACACGAACCCCAGCTGGCCCTGGCCGACACCGTCACCGCACGCGGTCACGGTCCCGTGGTCGACGCCCCCGGAACTCCCGCGGCGCGTCCCCTGCGGGCCTGGCAGAACGCCGCCCTCGAACGCTACTTCGACCCCGCGCGCGACGAACCGGCCGACTTCCTCGTCACCGCGACGCCCGGCGCCGGCAAGACGACCTTCGCCCTCGCGCTGGCCCGTCGGCTGCTGGACTCCCGCCGGGTCGACCGGATCGTCGTCGTCGCCCCGACCGACCACCTGCGCACCCAGTGGGCCGAGGCCGCCCACCGCGCCGGCGTCGAGCTCGACCCCACGATGACCAACGCCGTCGGGCCGGTGCGTCCCGACATGAAGGGCTACGTCACCACCTACGCCCAGGTCGCGGGACACCCGATGCTGCACCGGGCCCGGGCCACCGCGAAGCGCTCGCTGGTGATCATGGATGAGATCCACCACGCCGGGGACGGGCTGTCCTGGGGTGACGCCGTGTTCGAGGCCTTCGGCGACGCCCGCCGCCGGCTCTCGCTGACGGGGACCCCGTTCCGCACCAAGACCGACGAGCGCATCCCGTTCGTCAACTACGTCGACGACGACTCCCCGGAGTCCGAGGGCGGCCTGCGGAGCAGCGCCGACTACGGCTACGGCTACAAGGAGGCGCTCGCCGACGGCGTCGTCCGCCCCGTCGTGTTCGCCGCCTACACGGGGGTCTCGCGCTGGCGGAACTCCGCCGGCGAGGTCGTGGCCGCCTCGCTGACCGACGCCACCACCAAGTCGGTGGAGTCGCTGGCCTGGAAGACCGCCCTCGACCCGCGCGGCGACTGGGTCCCGCACGTGATCGCCGCCATGGGCGAGCGCCTCGACCACCTGCGTGAGCACGGCATGCACGACGCCGCCGGTCTGGTGTTGGCCTCCGACCAGGAGGACGCCCGCGCCTACGCCAAGATCGTGCAGAGGGTCACGGGGGAGAAGCCGGCGCTGATCCTCTCCGACGACCCGAAGGCCTCGCAGAAGATCTCCGAGTTCGCGCAGAGCGACCAGCGGTTCGCGGTCTGCGTCCGGATGATCTCCGAGGGCGTCGACGTGCCGCGCGCCGCCTGCCTGGCGTGGATGACGTCCTACCGGACCCCGCTGTTCTTCGCCCAGGCCGTCGGCCGCGTCGTGCGCTCGCGGGTACCGGGGGAGTCCGCGACGGTCTTCCTGCCCGCGGTGCGCCCCCTGCTGGCGCTGGCCGCGGCGATGGAGAGCGATCGCAACCACGTCATCCCGCCGCCCGCGTCGGTCTCCTCCGACGAGGTCGACGAAGGCGGCCTGGACCTGCTCCCGCCGCCCGAACGCGAACCCGGCGGCCCCCAGGAGTACGAGGCGCTCGAGGCCCAGGCCGAGTTCGCCCACGTCCTGCACGGGGGCAAGGCCCTCACCGGCGACCTCCCGCAGGTCAGCGTCGACGAGCAGGACTACCTCGGCCTGCCCGGCCTGCTCTCGCCCGAGCAGACCGCGGCGCTGCTCCACCAGCGCGACGCGGAGATCCGCAAGCGCACCGCGACCCCGCGCCACGTCGAGGACGCGCCCCCCACGGAGGACGCCGAACCCGAGCAGGAGGACGCCACCTGGCACACGGCCGCCGTGCTGCGCAAGGAGATCCACGGCCTCGTCGGCCGGGTCGCCGCGGGCCGGCAGATGCCGCACGCCAGCGTCTACTCCAAGCTGCGCGCGGCGGTGCCCGGACCGCCGTCGGCCTCGGCCTCGGTGGACGTCCTGCGCGCTCGCCGCGATCACCTGCTGTCCATGGTCTAG
- a CDS encoding SRPBCC family protein — protein sequence MPEIVQRTMVRAPVAEVFDMSLDLDVERVAGKRYKVKAVEGAGRTSGRIELDEKVQWRLRLLGLRVTHTSHITALDRPRRFVDEMESGAFRAFRHEHTYEPEGPRMTIMTDRMAWTSPYGLLGRVADLLFVRRTLRQLLADRNSEIVRRFS from the coding sequence GTGCCCGAGATCGTCCAGCGGACCATGGTCCGCGCCCCCGTCGCCGAGGTGTTCGACATGTCCCTCGACCTCGACGTGGAGCGGGTCGCGGGCAAGCGCTACAAGGTGAAGGCCGTCGAGGGGGCCGGGCGCACCAGCGGGCGGATCGAGCTGGACGAGAAGGTCCAGTGGCGGTTGCGCCTCCTCGGTCTGCGGGTCACCCACACCTCCCACATCACCGCCCTGGACCGCCCGCGGCGCTTCGTCGACGAGATGGAGTCCGGGGCGTTCCGGGCCTTCCGCCACGAGCACACCTACGAGCCCGAGGGCCCGCGAATGACGATCATGACCGACCGGATGGCGTGGACCTCGCCCTACGGTCTCCTCGGCCGCGTCGCCGACCTGCTCTTCGTCCGTCGCACGCTGCGCCAGCTGCTGGCCGACCGCAACTCCGAGATCGTCCGCCGCTTCAGCTGA
- a CDS encoding tellurite resistance TerB family protein: MGFLDNLKSKGLLAGDQLKTKVGQFKSKDFAEASMATCALIAAADGSIEPEERQKTAAFIASNDVLSIFNAGELRESFDKWCGKLTADYDFGKIEALQAVGKLRSKPEQARAVVQVGVVIGGADGDFDPNEQRAVRELCQAVGIDPSEFGVA; the protein is encoded by the coding sequence ATGGGATTCCTGGACAACCTGAAGAGCAAGGGCCTGCTGGCGGGCGACCAGCTGAAGACGAAGGTCGGTCAGTTCAAGAGCAAGGACTTCGCCGAGGCGAGCATGGCGACCTGCGCCCTCATCGCGGCCGCCGACGGCAGCATCGAGCCGGAGGAGCGCCAGAAGACCGCGGCCTTCATCGCCAGCAACGACGTCCTGTCGATCTTCAACGCCGGAGAACTGCGTGAGTCCTTCGACAAGTGGTGCGGGAAGCTGACCGCCGACTACGACTTCGGCAAGATCGAGGCGCTGCAGGCCGTCGGGAAGCTGCGCAGCAAGCCCGAACAGGCCCGCGCGGTCGTCCAGGTCGGCGTGGTCATCGGCGGTGCGGACGGCGACTTCGACCCGAACGAACAGCGTGCGGTGCGTGAGCTCTGCCAGGCCGTGGGCATCGACCCCTCCGAGTTCGGCGTCGCCTGA
- a CDS encoding RDD family protein: MSTPAGWYPDPSAPDALRWWDGGRWTEHVHRAATTSPPQPWLSKAPTAPQQARSPYGAPHQQYPPSQYPVPGVKAIATPDGQALGGLGFRLLARIVDWILLGVIGTIAAWSPLQTIDAQVRSAFDVWMAGDPERGSTLIVEATRSGAASTATFILLAVSAVYTILTVRLAGATPGKLLFRLRVRDWQRPGLPSWGQAIIRWLGCDLLGQVVPFYSLIDFLWPCWDQRKQALHDKMGRTVVVRKR, encoded by the coding sequence ATGAGCACGCCGGCCGGGTGGTACCCGGATCCTTCCGCCCCTGACGCGCTGCGGTGGTGGGACGGTGGGCGCTGGACCGAGCACGTCCACCGGGCCGCCACCACCAGCCCCCCGCAGCCCTGGCTCAGCAAGGCCCCGACCGCGCCGCAGCAGGCCCGCAGCCCCTACGGCGCACCGCACCAGCAGTACCCGCCCTCGCAGTACCCCGTGCCCGGGGTGAAGGCCATCGCCACCCCCGACGGGCAGGCGCTGGGCGGGTTGGGGTTCCGGCTGCTGGCCCGGATCGTCGACTGGATCCTGCTCGGCGTCATCGGGACCATCGCGGCGTGGTCACCCCTGCAGACCATCGACGCGCAGGTCCGGTCGGCCTTCGACGTGTGGATGGCGGGAGACCCGGAGCGCGGGTCGACGCTGATCGTCGAGGCCACCCGCAGCGGCGCCGCCTCCACGGCCACGTTCATCCTGCTGGCCGTCAGTGCCGTCTACACGATCCTCACCGTGCGGCTGGCCGGGGCGACCCCCGGCAAGCTGCTCTTCCGGCTGCGGGTCCGGGACTGGCAGCGCCCCGGGCTGCCGTCGTGGGGTCAGGCGATCATCCGCTGGCTGGGGTGCGACCTGCTGGGACAGGTCGTGCCGTTCTACTCCCTGATCGACTTCCTCTGGCCGTGCTGGGACCAGCGCAAGCAGGCCCTGCACGACAAGATGGGCCGCACCGTCGTCGTGCGGAAGCGCTAG
- a CDS encoding isochorismatase family protein: protein MTRALIVVDVQNDFCPGGSLGVAGGDEVAAAISQLLKQDTSAGRGIGYDHVVATQDFHIDPGAHFSPTPDFVDSWPPHCRAGSYGALLHDNLETRRIEAVFRKGQYSAAYSGFQGTTSRVTEEGGELDTGLADWLRAHEVTEVHVVGIATDHCVRATALDAAAAGFRTTVLLGLTAGISAATVEPALAQLRSAGVALVGEPILG, encoded by the coding sequence GTGACCCGCGCGTTGATCGTCGTCGACGTGCAGAACGACTTCTGCCCCGGGGGTTCGCTGGGCGTGGCCGGCGGTGACGAGGTGGCCGCGGCGATCTCGCAGCTGCTGAAGCAGGACACCTCCGCCGGGCGGGGCATCGGCTACGACCACGTCGTCGCGACCCAGGACTTCCACATCGACCCGGGCGCGCACTTCTCGCCGACCCCGGACTTCGTCGACAGCTGGCCGCCGCACTGCCGAGCGGGCAGCTACGGCGCGCTGCTGCACGACAACCTCGAGACCCGACGGATCGAGGCGGTCTTCCGCAAGGGGCAGTACAGCGCGGCCTACTCGGGGTTCCAGGGCACCACGAGCCGGGTCACCGAGGAAGGTGGCGAACTGGACACCGGGCTCGCGGACTGGCTGCGCGCCCACGAGGTCACCGAGGTCCACGTCGTCGGGATCGCCACCGACCACTGCGTCCGGGCGACCGCGCTGGATGCGGCGGCCGCAGGGTTCAGGACGACGGTGCTGCTCGGGCTGACGGCCGGGATCTCGGCCGCGACGGTCGAGCCCGCGCTGGCGCAGTTGCGCAGCGCGGGCGTCGCCCTCGTCGGGGAACCGATCCTCGGGTAG
- a CDS encoding nicotinate phosphoribosyltransferase produces the protein MGSPRASTALLTDMYELTMLQAALADGTGDRPCTFEVFGRRLPDGRRYGVVAGTERVLDAVRDFTFDPELLSGLHGVLDERTLGWLAGYRFTGSIEGYAEGELWFPGSPMLTVTGTFAEAVVLETVVLSILNHDCAIAAAAARMAHAAGDRPIIEMGSRRTHEQAAVAAARAAYLAGFTSTSNLQAGATYGIPTSGTSAHAFTLLHDTEAEAFAAQVAALGVSTTLLVDTYDITAGIATAVEVAGPQLGAVRIDSGDLSVIAVQAREQLDSLGATSTRIVVSGDLDEYALAALAAAPVDGYGVGTSLVTGSGAPTAGLVYKLVEVEGRPVAKRSTSKVTQGGRKVAIRRHRATGTATDEVLGVGSAPPRETNDRPLQIPMVVDGERIPADSGGLPDLHAAREHLHRALVTLPWDGLALSKGEPAIPTTVLDANRTVLR, from the coding sequence ATGGGGAGCCCCCGCGCGAGCACAGCGCTGCTGACCGACATGTACGAGCTGACCATGCTGCAGGCGGCCCTGGCCGACGGCACCGGCGACCGGCCGTGCACGTTCGAGGTCTTCGGCCGCCGGTTGCCCGACGGCCGCCGCTACGGCGTCGTCGCCGGCACCGAGCGGGTCCTCGACGCCGTGCGCGACTTCACCTTCGACCCGGAGCTGCTGAGCGGGCTGCACGGCGTGCTGGACGAGAGGACGCTGGGCTGGCTGGCCGGGTACCGGTTCACGGGGTCGATCGAGGGCTACGCCGAGGGTGAGCTGTGGTTCCCCGGCTCCCCGATGCTCACCGTCACCGGCACCTTCGCCGAGGCCGTCGTGCTCGAGACCGTCGTGCTCTCGATCCTCAACCACGACTGCGCGATCGCCGCGGCCGCGGCCCGGATGGCGCACGCCGCCGGGGACCGCCCGATCATCGAGATGGGCTCGCGCCGCACCCACGAGCAGGCCGCCGTCGCCGCCGCACGCGCCGCCTACCTCGCGGGGTTCACCTCGACGTCGAACCTGCAGGCCGGCGCGACGTACGGCATCCCCACCTCGGGGACCTCCGCGCACGCGTTCACCCTGCTGCACGACACCGAGGCGGAGGCCTTCGCCGCCCAGGTCGCCGCGCTCGGGGTCTCCACCACGCTGCTGGTGGACACCTACGACATCACCGCCGGCATCGCGACGGCCGTCGAGGTCGCGGGACCGCAGCTCGGTGCCGTCCGGATCGACTCCGGCGACCTGTCCGTGATCGCCGTGCAGGCCCGTGAGCAGCTGGACTCCCTCGGCGCCACCTCCACGCGGATCGTCGTCTCCGGCGACCTCGACGAGTACGCCCTCGCCGCGCTCGCCGCCGCGCCCGTCGACGGCTACGGCGTGGGCACCTCGCTGGTCACCGGCTCCGGCGCCCCCACGGCCGGGCTGGTCTACAAGCTCGTCGAGGTCGAGGGCCGTCCCGTCGCGAAGCGCTCGACGTCCAAGGTCACCCAGGGCGGGCGCAAGGTCGCGATCCGGCGGCACCGGGCGACGGGCACCGCCACCGACGAGGTCCTCGGCGTCGGGTCCGCCCCCCCGCGCGAGACCAACGACCGGCCGCTGCAGATCCCGATGGTCGTGGACGGCGAACGAATCCCCGCGGACTCCGGCGGCCTACCCGACCTGCACGCGGCCCGCGAGCACCTGCACCGGGCGCTGGTGACGCTGCCGTGGGACGGACTGGCCCTGTCCAAGGGCGAACCGGCGATCCCGACCACCGTGCTGGACGCGAACCGGACGGTGCTGCGGTGA
- the clpS gene encoding ATP-dependent Clp protease adapter ClpS produces MPAAVPVVLTAPTELERPETDLGTAPDTPWVTIVWNDPVNLMSYVAYVFRTHFGYSEAKADALMLDVHQKGRAAVSAGRREAMERDVEAMHGYGLWATLQKDE; encoded by the coding sequence GTGCCCGCCGCTGTCCCCGTCGTCCTCACCGCTCCCACCGAGCTCGAGCGTCCGGAGACCGACCTCGGCACCGCTCCGGACACCCCGTGGGTCACCATCGTCTGGAACGACCCCGTCAACCTGATGTCCTACGTCGCCTACGTGTTCCGCACCCACTTCGGCTACTCCGAGGCCAAGGCCGACGCGTTGATGCTCGACGTGCACCAGAAGGGCCGCGCCGCCGTGAGCGCCGGCCGCCGCGAGGCGATGGAACGTGACGTCGAGGCCATGCACGGCTACGGGCTGTGGGCCACCCTGCAGAAGGACGAGTGA